GCGGCGGGATCCGGCATCACCGGCCACTCGACATCGGCCAGCGCCAGCCGGCTTTCCACCTTGCGCGGTTCCGGCTCGGCCTCAGCATCGATATAGCTGTCCAGCAGTGGATCGGCAGTGGCCTTTTCCTGCAGCGTGATCTCATTCCCGAAGTGCTTCAGGAAGGCATCGAATTCCGGGTAGGGGCATTCATTGCGCGCAGGCACCGGAGCCGGCGTGGCCGCTGCGGCCGTGGTGGCCGGCGCAGCGGGTTCGGGATCGACGGGCATGGCCTGCGGCGCGGGCTTGCAGGCAGTCACTGCCACGCTGCAGGCGAGCATCAGCATGACGAGAGAGGGGTATCGACGCATGGGCTCATCCTGAATCCGGTTCGGTCGCCCCATGCTATCGCGCACCCTACAATTCCGGCATTCCGCCTGTCCGAGACTGTCCATGCATCGCCTCCTGCTCCTGATCGGCCTGCTGCTGCCCGCCCTGTGGCCGGCCGTGGCGAGGGCCGTCGATGTCCACGAAGGCGACCTGCTGTTCGTGACCGCCGGCCGCAGCGGCCTGAGCGCGGCCATCGACGATGCCACCGGCAAGCAGGGTTCGACCAGTTTCGATCACGTGGCCCTGGTGGCTTCGGCGCCGAAGGGCTGGGAGGTGCTGCATGCGGACGAGGAGGGATCGCGCCGGCAGTCGCTGGCCGAGTTCCGCCAGGACGCGCGTGCCAAGCAGCGGCAGATCGTGGTCTATCGCCTGCGTGCGCCGCAGCAGGCCGCCATCAAGGATGCTGTCGCGACCGCGCGCACGATGCTGGGCAAACCCTACAACACGGCGTATGTATTGAACGAGGACAGCTACTACTGCTCCGACTTCATCGAACGCGCGTTCCGTGCGCACCACGTGTTCCAGCTGCAGCCGATGAACTTCCGCAACGTGCAGACCGGGCAGATCGCCCAGCACTGGATTGATCTGTACCGCGGCATGGGCATGGAGGTCCCACAGGACCAGCCCGGCACCAACCCGAACGACATGTCCGCGGCACCGGTACTGCAACGCATCGGCGTGCTGGAGTAAGCGAAGCCCCGCACGGGGCGGGGCTTCATCGGTCACGTTGCACACGCAACGCGGTCATTCTTCTTCGTCGTGGCCGCCCTGCTGCTGGTTCTGGTTGCGCTTCTGCTGTTCCTGCTGCTGTTGCTGCTGCTGGTCGCGGCCACGGCCCTGCTGCTGATCCTGCTGGTTCTGCTGGCCCTGCTGCTTCTGGTTCGGGTTCTGGTTCTGCTGTGCCATGTCCGTTCTCCGAAAGCCACTCGCGGAATGCGGTGGACGGGGCCATCGTCTGCAGCGATTGGTTAATCACGCGTGGGTGGCCGGCTACATTCGTGTGTACGACTGTGAATGAACCCGCGCAGACCCTTGCGGCACAAGCGCCTGAAGGATTCATGCAGGTTCGGCATATGCTCATGCCGTGGTCAGCACGGCGCGCATTCATGGCACTCGCTGGCGGAAACACGCGCTGAAGGTGGCTGGCTTACCGGGGCGCGAAGGGAAGCCCGCCCTGCATTCAGGGCATCACCGGCGGCACATACACCAGGGTCATGCCCAGCAACCACAACAGGCCCAGCACCAGCGGAATGTGCACCAGCAGCTGGATGAAGGTGAAGCCGACGATGTCGCGTGCCTTCAGGCCGAGCACGCCCAACAGCGGCAGCATCCAGAACGGATTGATCAGGTTCGGCAACGCCTCGGCGGCGTTGTAGACCTGCACCGCCCAGCCCAGGTGCGCCTTCAGTTCGTTGGCGGCCTGCATCACGTAGGGCGCCTCGATGATCCATTTGCCTCCACCAGAGGGCACGAAGAAGCCCAGCACCGCCGAATAGACCCCCATCACCAGCGCGAAGCTGTCGGTGCTGGCCACGTGCACGAACAGGCTCGACAGGCGGTGCGCCAGCGTCTGGCCATCACCGCCGGCCGCGTGGGTGAGGATCATCGCGATGCCGCCGTACAGCGGGAACTGGATCAGCACGCCGGTGGTGCTCGGTACTGCCTTGGCCACCGCGTTGAGGAAGCTGCGCGGCCGCCAGTGCAGCAGCAGGCCCAGCGAAATGAACAGGAAGTTGTAGGTGTTGAGGTTGGCGATGGCGGTGACCACCGGCTTGCTGGCGAACTCGTTGAACAGCCAGCCGAACGCCAGCAGCGAGAGCAGCACGGTCAGCAGCGGGCTGTATTCCAGCCATTCGCCCGGGCGCGTGCGCTGCAGTGGCTCCGGTTCGGCCTGCGCGGCACCGGGGAAGTCTTCGGCGGTACGAGCGCTGCCGGCGGCCGGCGCCGTCAGCCAGGCGATCAGCAGCGAGACCAGGATCAGCACCGCGGTCAGCGCGATCGACTGCCACAGGAAAATGGTTTCGGTGAACGGCAGCACGCCAGTGATTTCGACCAGCCCGGGCGGCATGCTGGCCGGGTTGGCCTGCAGCTGTGCGGCCGACGAACTCAGCCCCATCGCCCACACCGCGCCCAGCCCCAGATAGGCCGAAGCACCGGCCGCGCGGTAGTCCATGCGCAACTCGGTACGGCGGGCCAGCGCGCGCACCAGCAGGCCGCCAAACACCAGCGAGAAGCCCCAGCTGAGCAACGAGGCCAGCATGCTGACCAGGCCCACGTACACCACCGCACCACGGCCGGTGCGCGGCACCCGGGCCAGGAAGTCGATGAAGCGCGCGACCACTGGCGCGGTCGCCACGGCGTAGCCACCGATGACCACGAAGGCCATCTGCATGGTGAAGGGAATCAGGCTCCAGAAGCCGTCGCCGAAGGCACTGGCGGTGGCCTGCGGAGTCGAGCCGAAGCTCATCGCAGCAAGTGCGACGATGACCACGCCCAGCACCGCGAACACGTACGCATCGGGGAACCATTTTTCCGCCCAGGCGGCCGAGCGCAACGCTGCGCGCGCCATCCAGCCGTCCTGTACTGCTGCCGTCGAGGCCATCGCCTACCCTCCCAGGTTCGATCGCCCGATTCTGGGCGGTAGGGTGCGGGCTGTCTGCCACCTATTGGTCGTAGATGGCGACAGGCCCGGCGCTGTGCGACGCCGCCCGGGCATGGGCTCGGGCGCTACAGAAGCACTGTCAGCTGTAGGGCCGAGCCCACGCTCGACTGCGCGTCTCAACGCAGCGCCAGGTCCACCGCGATGCCGGCAAACAGCGCGGCACCCACCCAGTTGTTGTGCAGGAATGCCTTGAAGCAGGGACCGCGCTCGCGGTTGCGGCAGATCCAGAACTCGTAGACCACCAGCACCGTGGCCACGGCCACGCCAGCCAGGTAGTAACCGCCCAGCCCGCCGCGCACGCCGACCAGCGCCATGGTGGCCAGGAACAGCGCGTACAGCACGCCCTGGATGACCAGATCGAGATCACCGAACAGGATC
This genomic interval from Stenotrophomonas sp. 57 contains the following:
- a CDS encoding YiiX/YebB-like N1pC/P60 family cysteine hydrolase; translated protein: MHRLLLLIGLLLPALWPAVARAVDVHEGDLLFVTAGRSGLSAAIDDATGKQGSTSFDHVALVASAPKGWEVLHADEEGSRRQSLAEFRQDARAKQRQIVVYRLRAPQQAAIKDAVATARTMLGKPYNTAYVLNEDSYYCSDFIERAFRAHHVFQLQPMNFRNVQTGQIAQHWIDLYRGMGMEVPQDQPGTNPNDMSAAPVLQRIGVLE
- a CDS encoding TIGR00366 family protein, translating into MASTAAVQDGWMARAALRSAAWAEKWFPDAYVFAVLGVVIVALAAMSFGSTPQATASAFGDGFWSLIPFTMQMAFVVIGGYAVATAPVVARFIDFLARVPRTGRGAVVYVGLVSMLASLLSWGFSLVFGGLLVRALARRTELRMDYRAAGASAYLGLGAVWAMGLSSSAAQLQANPASMPPGLVEITGVLPFTETIFLWQSIALTAVLILVSLLIAWLTAPAAGSARTAEDFPGAAQAEPEPLQRTRPGEWLEYSPLLTVLLSLLAFGWLFNEFASKPVVTAIANLNTYNFLFISLGLLLHWRPRSFLNAVAKAVPSTTGVLIQFPLYGGIAMILTHAAGGDGQTLAHRLSSLFVHVASTDSFALVMGVYSAVLGFFVPSGGGKWIIEAPYVMQAANELKAHLGWAVQVYNAAEALPNLINPFWMLPLLGVLGLKARDIVGFTFIQLLVHIPLVLGLLWLLGMTLVYVPPVMP